The following proteins are encoded in a genomic region of Opitutus sp.:
- a CDS encoding inositol monophosphatase: protein MHSPELLARIAAGKTAVLAQTEFMHREFGKVKSEWKYDGTRVTAADLAISAGIFKDLGALFPVDHFFSEELAETDEPTALTQRFAWVLDPIDGTNNYATGIPYCAISLALLENGIPVYGIIYDMARRVLMHGGPTFGLWDGELEATVKTTPPDSHSMLGFHSPCDKAFSHHATALVENFKLRGLGSSTLHLGYVAVGLLDATVDHNVRIWDIAAAVPLVWAGGGQVQFLNGEQFPMKVFNLKMDRIQFVAGNTAACTTLRALLKA, encoded by the coding sequence ATGCATTCCCCTGAACTGCTCGCCCGTATTGCTGCCGGTAAAACCGCCGTGCTCGCCCAAACCGAATTCATGCACCGCGAATTCGGCAAGGTGAAGAGCGAGTGGAAATACGATGGCACCCGGGTCACCGCCGCTGATCTGGCCATCTCGGCGGGCATCTTCAAGGACCTCGGGGCGCTTTTTCCCGTCGACCATTTTTTTAGTGAGGAGCTTGCCGAGACCGACGAGCCCACAGCGCTGACGCAGCGCTTTGCCTGGGTACTCGACCCGATTGATGGCACCAACAACTACGCAACCGGCATTCCCTACTGTGCCATCTCGCTCGCCCTCCTGGAGAACGGAATCCCAGTTTACGGCATCATTTACGATATGGCGCGCCGCGTTCTGATGCATGGCGGACCGACGTTTGGGCTGTGGGATGGCGAGCTGGAGGCAACGGTTAAAACCACGCCGCCCGACAGCCATAGCATGCTCGGATTCCACAGTCCTTGTGACAAAGCCTTCTCGCATCACGCCACCGCCTTGGTGGAAAACTTCAAACTGCGCGGCCTGGGCAGCAGCACCTTGCACCTCGGCTATGTGGCGGTCGGCCTGCTTGATGCCACCGTCGACCACAATGTGCGGATTTGGGATATCGCCGCTGCCGTCCCGCTGGTTTGGGCGGGTGGCGGGCAGGTCCAGTTCCTCAATGGCGAACAATTCCCGATGAAGGTGTTTAACCTCAAAATGGATCGCATCCAGTTCGTCGCCGGCAATACCGCCGCTTGCACCACGTTGCGCGCGCTGCTGAAGGCTTAA